The Coffea arabica cultivar ET-39 chromosome 9c, Coffea Arabica ET-39 HiFi, whole genome shotgun sequence nucleotide sequence CCATGGACATAAAAGAagacaattttctttttcttggtgaGAAAAGATTTACATTTTGGGAATACGATTTGTAACTGCATTACCAGAAAGATTTCTTTAACACATTTGACCAGAAGGGCTCCTGatcaaaatcatcatcaatGCTTGGCAGCTGATGATTTCTACCTACTACAGATAAAGCATATTTATTCCGCACGAAACACGGAGTCCTTCCATTGCCCATCTACAAATAACGTAATAAATAATTTCAGCTAACTTGTATCATTCACCCAAAAAGATAGACGCCAATTATGGACGACTAGAATTGTTGGAGATATACAACCAATATGAGGGCCAAGGATAGTTACCTTGCCGGATGGCACTGGCATGCTTTGATGATTTCTGAACCTGCTCCAACTGCGACAATGAATACGGGAAGGTAGCTGAGGACGAATTACACCAAGCGTTGGGCAAATGACGCCTCCAGTGAGAAGAAAAAACAACTCAAATCAGGcatatcaatatatatatatatatatacaaaccAAACGTACGTAAAATTAAGGGAGGGAGGAACCTTGATAGTTTGGCATCCATCTGGAACAGAGCGCCATCTAATGCAAAAAAAACTAGACCCAATTCTGTCACAGAGTATCCACATCAAGAACAAAAActagaaaagggagaaaaaaaaaagaaagaaagaaaagaaacagctGTCGGGTGCAGATAAGAACATAGGAGAAAGGCTTAACAGTAGTTAAAAACCACGGACGGGACGTAATCAGCAAGGAGACTCACACTGGGAAAATAAGAAGAGGAAGGCAATCAAAAGAAAACTAAGAGTGAATAAGCAGAGGTGGCTTCTTTTAGGATAGCATCTTGGCAGTGACATACAGTCGAACATTTGGTGGGTCAAAAACTCAAAACTATGCATGCAGAATAAAAGCGGTTTTGACACATTTACAGCATTTGGTCTACACATCACGGGTCTGTCATCAAGCTGTTTTGCATTTCTCCTCGACGAACACagattctttcttttctttttttttttctttttttttttttgcttttattttttttgttgaggGTTTAAAAACAATCTATTACATCGCGGACGGTTCAATGCAGAAAACCTCCACCTACTATTATAGTAATTGCACTTTATCctcttaaaatattttaataggcactttgtattaaaaaaaattaattttatctAAGTAATTGACGAAATGACCAACCTCTCCTCCTCCATTAAAAGTCGGATAACCTTTTCATGTACATTTGGCATGCGTTCATAGctgttagtgtaaaaaaaatcactacattatcagtgtataaaaaattaattcagaaaaatttaagtGGTAATTAATGCTTTTGGTGGGAAAAATTTGCTACTTTAAATAGACTAATTTTCACTTCATAACAGCAGtctaattaaaaatatataacaataaaatataattgaaacaaaagaagtagaataaaaaaagaaaaattaaagaagaaaaagggaacaAATGGAGTTCGAGAATCTTAACAGCCACACTCCATTACATATTTCAAGTTAGCCCAAGTCAGAAAAAATTGCTATCAATGAAAAGGCATTAAAAAAATCCTATTTATTATTCtaattcaaaactatttattaTTCTAAtcctattttaaaaaaattgctgttattttgctaaattcaaatgaaaatttttaggcTATGCTCCTTTTTGATTATTGTGAAGAtttcaattgaaattttatCTATTATATGAAGTTATGGTATCATGATGagttgatgaagatgatgagaTTTTAAAGTCGTAACAGTATCCCTCGATTTCTTTTCGTATTTTGTCCCTTTTATGTTTCCCCCAACCATTTTAATTGTTATTTAAAGTGATCCTGCATTTTTTTTGATGTATTTTTTAGTATTAGATTTTTGTTATGAAGTGAAAATTAGTGTATTCAAAGTGACAtaaaaattttcaccaaaaggAGACATTAGTCTATTAACCAAGCCCCTAGagttttctccaaaaaaatatAGATTAAAAAGTCTATTTAGATAGGAGATTattcaaaatattatttaaaataattaccgTAGGTGTTGATATAGTATGAAGAGGTAACAATATGTTGACTGAAAAGCATATATATTTGTAATACAAACAATTAATTATTTGCACGTAACGTATGTCCAAACGCATCCATATTAGTATGCTGTGATTAGGCACGTCTTAGCGTTGAAAGATGAACCAACTTATGCGATACTCAAATTGAATTCAACTTGGTAAAAGTTCGTCCAAATTTGATTCGCCAACTAGTCAAACCAAGGTTGAACATACTGGTGGACGTATTAGGAAATTTCATGCTTGATGTTTAAGATGATGAAATGTATCAGTACCAACTAGTATCTTGTGATTGGGGACACGTATTTAGGAAATGGTCATTAGGAAACTTCATGCTTGATGCGTAAGATGATGAAATGTAAGTGGAACATCAAAGGCAACATTTATGGCTTGGGATGGAAGAATTTATACACATGATGATTGGCAGTAAGCAAGTGCCAGCAGGCGGCAGCGAGGGATgattttctttctgtttttagTCGTAACTGGAAACGCATATACAACGCAATTGGTGGACGCATTGGTTCCTAGTTGCAGCAGCCATTTCTACCCTCTCCCACATCTCTTTTCTTGTCATCTCTCTGTGTTGAGCCGCAGATTCTTCAAGTGCAAGCCGCGAGAGGCACCTGATGTACAAACTTGGTTCCAATCCTTGCAGCATCTCCTTGACGTTCTGCGTCAACTGCTTCACGCTGTTGCTCCAGTGATATTTCAGATTCTTTTCCATGCCTCGAACCACCACCGGAAGCACATCTTCCATTGCCTGCGACGCCATCTTCACAAACTGCTCGTTGTTCCACACGTACAGCCCCCGCTCCGCAACCTGTTTCCAAACCATTCAGTTTCAAGTTTGGTGCAGATGAGTACGATCAAAGAGGAGTAGAAACTTAAACAATggatttgagaaaaagaaagaatttattTTTGACCCGTGAAAGAGAGCAAGGGAGGTATGTCCTTAGGACGTTCCCAAGGAATTTCCATCCGGATAATCTGTTTACTAAATTAGAAGGAAATGCTGCTATTGACTTGGATCAGGCAGGGCCTCGCAAGATCAGATGTTTCCTCTGG carries:
- the LOC113708041 gene encoding uncharacterized protein isoform X3, which translates into the protein MWILCDRIGSSFFCIRWRSVPDGCQTIKLPSRIHCRSWSRFRNHQSMPVPSGKMGNGRTPCFVRNKYALSVVGRNHQLPSIDDDFDQEPFWSNVLKKSFWALKSLSRFLVEQPSQLKYIEWPSFQSTLKTATLTLLLVGLLIIALSSVDSALYYILALLSRRRA
- the LOC113708041 gene encoding uncharacterized protein isoform X2, encoding MALCSRWMPNYQGVICPTLGVIRPQLPSRIHCRSWSRFRNHQSMPVPSGKMGNGRTPCFVRNKYALSVVGRNHQLPSIDDDFDQEPFWSNVLKKSFWALKSLSRFLVEQPSQLKYIEWPSFQSTSYNPQKLRYLGSDEVLTSNERAILLFKRWLLHFFKYNSEMIR
- the LOC113708041 gene encoding uncharacterized protein isoform X1 codes for the protein MWILCDRIGSSFFCIRWRSVPDGCQTIKLPSRIHCRSWSRFRNHQSMPVPSGKMGNGRTPCFVRNKYALSVVGRNHQLPSIDDDFDQEPFWSNVLKKSFWALKSLSRFLVEQPSQLKYIEWPSFQSTSYNPQKLRYLGSDEVLTSNERAILLFKRWLLHFFKYNSEMIR
- the LOC113708041 gene encoding uncharacterized protein isoform X4; protein product: MALCSRWMPNYQGVICPTLGVIRPQLPSRIHCRSWSRFRNHQSMPVPSGKMGNGRTPCFVRNKYALSVVGRNHQLPSIDDDFDQEPFWSNVLKKSFWALKSLSRFLVEQPSQLKYIEWPSFQSTLKTATLTLLLVGLLIIALSSVDSALYYILALLSRRRA